GGGTTTGAGGGCCTGTTACACAGAATGTTCTTTTGCCGATGCTGCTCCTGGAAGCAAGTTCCGGTCTGAAAAAACTCGTGTTTTTAGTACCTAACCTGGCGAACTCAAAGCATTGTTGCCTTCCCCGGTAGAACTGTCTTCCGCCGCCATCCTCTATCCATTTATGAAAATCAGGTTGCCTGGAATTCCGGGACCGGCTGTATTCAGGGGCGCAGATTCGCTTGCTTCCCAGGTAATAATTCCGACTTCTGGAAGAGGGGAAAATCTCGCCTGATTCTTCACCTTTTTTCAGTATTTGCATTTAAAGAGGACATGAGAACCGACCTCTGCTATAAAGTCGTGCGTAGAGTTCCGCTTGCTCACAAAATACACTTTCATTTTTACCTCAGCGGTTATGGAGTAGAAAAAATGGGTCTTGATTTTTTAGTCATTGCCGTCGGCATTCTGATCTTTTTGGCCTCAATGGGCTTGATTGTCGGGGTCAGTAATGATGCCGTCAACTTTCTCAATTCACCAATTGGTGCCAAGGTGGCGTCGCGCAAAGTGATCCTGGGGGTTGCTGCCCTCGGGCTGCTCTGCGGGGTGCTTTTCTCCAGCGGCATGATGGAGGTTGCCCGCAAAGGGATTTTCCACCCCGAAGTGTTCACCATGCCGGAGTTGTTGACCATCTTCCTTGCCGTGATGATCAGTGACATCATCCTGCTTGATCTGTTCAACACCTACGGTTTACCGACCTCGACCACCGTATCCATCGTCTTCGAACTGCTCGGCGCCGCGGTGATTGTCTCGCTCCTCAAAATCGTCGCCGCCGGTGACAGTCTGGCGACCCTCGGCGACTACATCAATACGGCCAAGGCCATCGCCATCATCATGGGCATTCTCTTCTCGGTTGCGGTGGCGTTTATCTGCGGCGCGGTTGTCCAGTTCCTGACCCGGCTGTTGTTCACCTTTGAATATCAGAAGCGGATGAAGCGTTACGGTGCCATCTGGGGCGGCATGTGCCTGGCTTCCATTGCCTACTTCATCCTCATCAAGGGGGCTAAAAGCGCCTCCTTCATGACCAAAGAGAACATTGCCTGGATTATGGACCACGGTCCCCTGATCATGGGGGGGACCCTGGTGGTCGCGGCGATTGTCCTGCAGATCCTGCAGCTGATGAAGGTGAATATCCTCAAACCGATCATTCTTGTCGGCACCTTTGCCCTGGCCCTGGCGTTTGCCGCCAACGACCTGGTCAACTTCATCGGGGTGCCGATGGCCGGACTGCATGCCTACAAGGCGGCCATGGCGACTGCCGACCCTCTGCATTCCACGATGGGTGCATTGGGGCATCAGGTGCCGTCTGAGACCTTCTATCTGCTACTGGCCGGTATCATCATGGTGGCAACACTCTGCCTCTCGCGCAAAGCCCGTAGCGTGACCGAGACCACGATTCAACTCAGTCAACAGGAAGAAGGGGTCGAGCGCTTTGAATCGATTGGCCTGTCCCGCGCCATTGTGCGGCTGGTGCTCGCCTTCTTCGATGCCTTGAGAGTGATGGTTCCAGCTCCGTTGCGGCGCTGGATTGCCGAACGTTTTGATGTCGAGAAGGTTGCGCTGGAACAGAGCAAAGGGGAACGGCCTTCTTTCGACCTGCTGCGGGCCGCGGTCAACCTGATGGTGGCCAGCGCGGTGATCTCCTATGCCACATCCAACAAGCTTCCCCTGTCGACCACTTACGTGACCTTCATGGTTGCCATGGGCACGACCTTCGCCGACCGGGCCTGGGGCCGGGAGAGCGCGGTCTACCGGGTGACCGGGGTGTTGACCGTGGTTGGCGGCTGGTTCATGACCGCCGTTATCGCTTTCACCTTCGCGGGAATTTTTGCCGCGGTCATCTTTTTCGGCAAAGGCTTCGGGGTGCTGTTCCTACTGGCCGCTGCCGGGCTGCTGATCTACAACGGCCATCACAAACACCGGCAGTTTGAAGCCCAGTCGCAGAAGCAGCTGATTTTCAACCTCAAGTCGGTCGCGGATGCCAAGACCGCCATTGGCACCACCTTCGAACACATGAGCCTGCTGTTGCGGGAGTTGGCAGACTCGGTCGACAGGACGCTGGAAGCGACTTTCGAAGGGAGCTTCGACCGGATCGGGGTCGAGCGCAAGAGGCTGCGGCAGTTCCAGCAATGGTCGAACATTATCAGCGCCAATATTTTTAAGGCGATGCGCCTGCTATCCCAAAAGGGGGGACGGGTCGGTCACAAGTATGCCCAGACCGTACGCCGTCTGCAGAAGCTCTCGGATGGCCATCGGGATATCGTCCTGAGGGTCTATACCCACGTTGGCAATCACCACAAGGGGCTGCTCCCGGAGCAGATAGCTGAGCTGCAAATCGTGCGTCAGAAACTGAGGGTCATGCTGTTTGATGCTGCCGAAATCCTCAGTCGTGGCGAGATCGCCAACATCCGTGAGATTGAAGAGCAGGATAAACAGTTACGCCAGCTGGCTGCCGAGCTCAATCTGAAGCAGGCCGAACGCATCACTGCCAATATCTCGAAAACACGGTTGAGCATTCTTTATTATGGCATCATTGGCAACGCCATGATGATCTCCAAGCAAAACCTGGAACTGCTCGAAATTTTCAATGAGTCCTTTTCCGGGCTTGAAGAGTTTAAATAGTTTTCATCCGGAAACGGCCCTTTTTCGTTGTGGCGGTGTCAATCTGCGGGTTTTCTTGCCACAACGAAAAATTGCTCGTTTCCAATCTGAAAACTTAGCCGTTGCCCTGCGGAGTTTCCGGATGGTAACTAAATAACTTAGATGCCCAGGTGGCGGACTATTCAGGGACGCCGACAGGGTTATTGTCCCCTGTCGGTGCAATGAAGAAACCGATCGTACCGGCACAAACTCTCGTTCATTATTCGAGAGTTTGTGCCGATACCAGTTCGCGCGCTTCCGGAATCGTTTTTCCCTGATAACCAGAAATAAGACAAGATGAACAACAAATTCTCTACCTACCTTAAAGAAATGGGACCGGCCTGGATTATCAGTGCTGTGGCCTGTGGTCCGGCAACCCTGGCCAGTGTGTCCATTGCCGGTGCGACCTATGGCTACCGTCTGCTCTGGGTGGTCATTCTCAGCGCTGTTTTTGGGACGACAGTCCAGTATCTGGCCGCCAGAGTCGGTATTTTGGAAGGGCAGGGGATTATCGCCGCAACCGAGCAACGGCTGGGGAAATTCTGGGCCTGGCTGCTCACAATTGACGCTCTTCTGGCGACTTGGCTGGCGGCCATCGTGCTGATGAGTGCCCTGTCAGGCATTACCTCGCTGATTATCGGTATCGACAGTCCGTATTGGGGCATCCTCTATGGCATCACCATCGGGCTGTTTCTGGTGCGCAAAGGGTACCGAAAATTCGAGACGCTGTGCAAGGTCCTGGTGATCCTTGTGGTTCTCTGTTTTATCGTGACCCTGTTTATGGCGGACCTTTCCGTGGTGGGGATCGCCAACGGGGTGCTCCCCAATCTGCCGGGAGGGATCGATGCTGCGTTGATGATGGCTGCGATCATGGGCGGTGCTGTGCATATCACTATTATCGGCATGCATACCTATAACACCAATGCCAGGAACTGGCAGCTCCGTGATCTGCCCCTGGCCCGTTTCGACACCATCTCGTCCATGGGGTTTGCTTTTGGCATCTACAGTGTCGCGATT
This genomic window from Pelobacter seleniigenes DSM 18267 contains:
- a CDS encoding inorganic phosphate transporter; translated protein: MGLDFLVIAVGILIFLASMGLIVGVSNDAVNFLNSPIGAKVASRKVILGVAALGLLCGVLFSSGMMEVARKGIFHPEVFTMPELLTIFLAVMISDIILLDLFNTYGLPTSTTVSIVFELLGAAVIVSLLKIVAAGDSLATLGDYINTAKAIAIIMGILFSVAVAFICGAVVQFLTRLLFTFEYQKRMKRYGAIWGGMCLASIAYFILIKGAKSASFMTKENIAWIMDHGPLIMGGTLVVAAIVLQILQLMKVNILKPIILVGTFALALAFAANDLVNFIGVPMAGLHAYKAAMATADPLHSTMGALGHQVPSETFYLLLAGIIMVATLCLSRKARSVTETTIQLSQQEEGVERFESIGLSRAIVRLVLAFFDALRVMVPAPLRRWIAERFDVEKVALEQSKGERPSFDLLRAAVNLMVASAVISYATSNKLPLSTTYVTFMVAMGTTFADRAWGRESAVYRVTGVLTVVGGWFMTAVIAFTFAGIFAAVIFFGKGFGVLFLLAAAGLLIYNGHHKHRQFEAQSQKQLIFNLKSVADAKTAIGTTFEHMSLLLRELADSVDRTLEATFEGSFDRIGVERKRLRQFQQWSNIISANIFKAMRLLSQKGGRVGHKYAQTVRRLQKLSDGHRDIVLRVYTHVGNHHKGLLPEQIAELQIVRQKLRVMLFDAAEILSRGEIANIREIEEQDKQLRQLAAELNLKQAERITANISKTRLSILYYGIIGNAMMISKQNLELLEIFNESFSGLEEFK
- a CDS encoding Nramp family divalent metal transporter; translation: MNNKFSTYLKEMGPAWIISAVACGPATLASVSIAGATYGYRLLWVVILSAVFGTTVQYLAARVGILEGQGIIAATEQRLGKFWAWLLTIDALLATWLAAIVLMSALSGITSLIIGIDSPYWGILYGITIGLFLVRKGYRKFETLCKVLVILVVLCFIVTLFMADLSVVGIANGVLPNLPGGIDAALMMAAIMGGAVHITIIGMHTYNTNARNWQLRDLPLARFDTISSMGFAFGIYSVAIFLVAAAVLHPNGIAIKKATDAAFALQPLLGDNAMRIFMAGLWGATLSTLSPTFMAGAYFISDKMGWELNVRNKGFAAAVFAGCLVSMLGPFIKGSFFLLLPLMLALGLTGTPLIIAIILYLLNRSECRERNSFFLNCMGGLTFLVTTFLAVRFLLTKFGIL